Proteins encoded within one genomic window of Azospirillaceae bacterium:
- a CDS encoding helix-turn-helix transcriptional regulator, producing MKTMLGPAHTISRRGEGPNPIDIHVGQRLRLRRTLLGLSQEKLGEAIGITFQQLQKYERGANRISASRLFNLSQVLGVQVSYFFEDLPPPAEMHVVIEGDTPEAHEVEAMARRETLELVRAYYRITDPAVRRRTFELLKALGGETPVDAAA from the coding sequence ATGAAGACAATGCTCGGTCCGGCCCACACGATTTCCCGGCGGGGCGAGGGTCCAAATCCCATCGACATCCATGTCGGCCAGCGGCTTCGCCTGCGGCGCACGCTCCTTGGCCTCAGCCAGGAGAAGCTGGGCGAAGCCATCGGCATCACCTTCCAGCAGTTGCAGAAGTACGAGCGCGGCGCCAACCGCATCAGTGCGTCACGGCTGTTCAACCTGTCCCAAGTCCTGGGCGTGCAGGTCAGCTACTTCTTCGAGGATCTGCCCCCGCCAGCCGAAATGCATGTGGTCATCGAAGGCGACACCCCCGAAGCCCACGAGGTGGAGGCAATGGCACGCCGCGAGACGTTGGAACTGGTGCGCGCCTACTACCGGATCACCGACCCGGCCGTCCGCCGGCGGACGTTCGAGCTGCTGAAGGCCTTGGGCGGCGAAACGCCGGTCGACGCGGCCGCCTGA
- a CDS encoding SPOR domain-containing protein produces the protein MTERAMPDLGRALGRAIVVALVALTLAPLAATEAHAARKRERTAAPPTPRRAEFVMEAESGRVLHALNEDVLNYPASLTKMMTLYLTFDALNAGRLRLDQQIPVSAFAASMPPTKIGLPPGATIEVESAILALVTKSANDMAVVLAEAIGGTEAEFARLMTQRAHQIGMTSTTFRNASGLPDPEQKSTARDLATLGRALIYSHGRYYHYFGRTEFSYRGVVHANHNRLMRRFDGMDGIKTGFIRASGFNLVASAARDGRRLIGVVMGGESAVARDNRMANIMEAAFDRRTPQDAPPSIARPSPIPTVPTANAATGAAQTRTAAPARTPGKPQANTPPKRPAAQPAQGTTGGTTGRKPQQATSGGTVAAAAPAGTSGIDHLARQVQEGDAGSDWAIQVGSFSTQLAGRKAADAAAHRLAGLLGDTEPSVVAVKTGKGTTYRARLVGVDERTARQACQQLSKAGQACVTIPPRSPGL, from the coding sequence CGAACGGACCGCCGCCCCACCCACACCGCGGCGGGCGGAGTTCGTGATGGAGGCCGAGTCCGGCCGTGTCCTGCATGCCCTCAACGAGGACGTGCTGAACTACCCGGCCTCCCTCACCAAGATGATGACCTTGTACCTGACGTTCGATGCATTGAACGCGGGACGCCTTCGTCTGGACCAGCAGATCCCCGTGTCGGCGTTCGCCGCCAGCATGCCGCCGACCAAGATCGGCCTGCCGCCCGGCGCGACGATCGAGGTCGAATCCGCGATCCTGGCGCTGGTCACCAAATCAGCGAACGATATGGCTGTCGTCCTCGCGGAGGCGATTGGCGGAACGGAGGCCGAATTCGCGCGCCTGATGACCCAGCGCGCGCACCAGATCGGCATGACCAGCACCACCTTCCGCAACGCGTCCGGCCTGCCCGACCCCGAGCAGAAGTCCACAGCCCGCGACCTCGCCACGCTTGGCCGGGCGCTCATCTACAGCCATGGGCGCTACTATCACTATTTCGGCCGGACCGAGTTCAGCTACCGCGGCGTGGTGCACGCCAACCACAACCGCCTGATGCGCCGGTTCGACGGCATGGACGGTATCAAGACCGGGTTCATCCGGGCCTCGGGGTTCAACCTGGTCGCTTCGGCCGCGCGGGACGGGCGCCGTCTGATCGGGGTTGTGATGGGCGGGGAGTCCGCCGTCGCACGCGACAACCGGATGGCAAACATCATGGAAGCGGCCTTCGACCGCCGCACACCACAAGACGCGCCGCCGAGCATCGCCCGCCCGTCCCCCATCCCGACGGTCCCGACGGCCAACGCCGCAACGGGTGCGGCCCAGACCCGGACCGCAGCCCCCGCCCGCACGCCGGGCAAACCCCAGGCGAACACACCGCCGAAGCGGCCGGCGGCGCAACCCGCCCAGGGGACAACGGGCGGCACCACGGGCCGCAAGCCGCAGCAGGCCACGTCGGGCGGCACGGTGGCGGCGGCGGCCCCCGCCGGGACCAGCGGCATCGACCATTTGGCCCGCCAGGTTCAGGAAGGCGACGCCGGTTCGGACTGGGCCATCCAGGTCGGCTCCTTCTCGACCCAGCTCGCCGGCCGCAAGGCGGCAGATGCCGCCGCGCATCGCCTGGCCGGCCTGTTGGGCGATACCGAACCATCGGTGGTCGCCGTCAAGACGGGCAAGGGAACCACCTACCGGGCCCGTCTCGTTGGCGTGGACGAACGTACCGCCCGCCAAGCCTGCCAGCAGTTGTCCAAGGCCGGCCAAGCCTGTGTGACCATTCCGCCCCGCAGCCCGGGTCTGTGA
- the pdeM gene encoding ligase-associated DNA damage response endonuclease PdeM: MTAVTLTLNGALLAADLSGALFWAERKTLVVADLHFEKGSGLAARGCLLPPYDTARTLDLLAEVVARYAPETLVCLGDSFHDPAAEGRVLPGDGVRIGQMTSMCDWIWVVGNHDPRPPDTWGGRVAREFRLGPLTFRHEAAAEPVPGEVSGHYHPVGAVRTRLRRLRCRCFVTDGVRLLLPAFGAFAGGLNVRDPTVERLFPHGYEAVLLGGNGLYRFPRARLTPDV; encoded by the coding sequence ATGACTGCAGTTACGTTGACACTGAATGGCGCGCTACTTGCGGCCGACTTGTCCGGGGCACTGTTCTGGGCGGAGCGGAAGACGCTTGTGGTCGCGGACCTGCATTTCGAAAAAGGGTCCGGTCTGGCGGCCCGCGGCTGCCTGCTGCCCCCCTATGACACGGCCCGTACCCTCGACCTTCTGGCCGAGGTGGTGGCCCGATATGCGCCCGAAACCCTGGTCTGCCTGGGCGACAGTTTCCACGATCCGGCAGCGGAAGGCCGCGTGCTGCCTGGGGATGGGGTGCGGATCGGGCAGATGACCAGCATGTGCGATTGGATCTGGGTCGTGGGCAACCACGATCCCCGCCCGCCCGACACATGGGGGGGGCGTGTGGCGCGGGAGTTTCGCCTCGGGCCTCTGACGTTTCGGCACGAAGCCGCCGCGGAGCCCGTTCCGGGCGAGGTGTCCGGCCACTACCATCCGGTCGGCGCCGTGCGGACACGGCTGCGGCGCCTGCGGTGCCGTTGCTTCGTGACGGACGGCGTCCGGCTGTTGCTGCCCGCCTTCGGGGCCTTTGCAGGCGGCTTGAATGTGCGAGACCCCACGGTGGAACGCCTGTTCCCCCATGGGTACGAGGCCGTCCTGCTTGGCGGGAACGGCCTCTACAGGTTTCCCAGGGCGCGGCTCACCCCGGACGTGTAG